In the Aeromicrobium fastidiosum genome, GAGCGTCGACGTGACCCCGCAGACGCGGGTCGAGCCACGGAACGTCCAGGTACGGCGGATGCGCCGTGAGCCGCTCACGCAGGGTCAACCCCGCCTCGGAGCAGAGGGACGCGAGCCTGCCGAGGTCGGGCCACGGTCGCTCCGGATTGACGTGGTCCGGCGTCAGGGGGCTGATGCCACCGAAGTCGTCGACGCCGGCGTCGAGGAGTGCTCGGCACTCCGCCAGGTCGACCAGGTTCGGAGGAGCCTGGATGCGCATGGCCGGTCCCATGACGACCCGTGTCGTCGCGATCGCGGCCAGGTACTCCTCGAGACCCACGTCGTCCACGTGCCGCATCGCGGTGTCGGGCTTGGCGCGGAAGTTCTGGACGATGACCTCCTGGATCGAGCCGTACGATCGCGCGATGCGTCGCAGCTCCATGATCGACTCGGCACGCTCGACGACGTCCTCGCCGATCCCGATCAGCAGTCCCGTCGTGAAGGGGATGCTCAACCGACCGGCGTCCTCCAGCACCCGCAGCCGCGTCGCCGGGTCCTTGTCGGGCGACTTGTAGTGGGCATGCCCCTTCTCGGTCAGACGCACGCTGGTGGTCTCCAGCATCATCCCCATGCTCGGCGCGACCGGCTTCAGCCGGGACATCTCGGCCCACGACATGACCCCGGGGTTGAGGTGCGGGAGCAGGCCGGTCTCCTCCAGCACGCGGATGCTCATGGCACGGACGTACTCCAGGGTCGAGTCGTACCCGGCCTCCTCGAGCCACGCCTTCGCCTCGGGCCATCGATCCTCGGGACGATCGCCCAGGGTGAACAGCGCCTCCTTGCACCCCAGCTCCGCGCCGCGGCGCGCGATGGCCATCACCTCGTCGGGCGACAGGAAGGGGGCCTCGAGCTTGCCGGGCACCGTGACGAAGGTGCAGTAGTGGCAGCGGTCCCGGCAGAGCCTCGTCAGCGGGATGAAGACCTTGCGGGAGTAGGTGACGGTGGCGGGCCGTCCGGCGGCCTCGAGCCCGGCATCCCTGACCCTCCGCGCAACGCTCATCAGGCGGTCGAGGTGGTCACCGCGCGCTTCCAGCAGGGCCTGCACCTCGTCGCCGTTGAGCGTCTTGCCGGCTTCGGCACGCGCCACGGCACGGCCCACCGCCCGCGAGATCCCTACCTCGGTCTGCATGGCTCAGCCCTGCTCTACACCGGTGACCGCCACGCCCGAACGCGTCTTGTATCGCTTGTTCATGCTGATGAGCACCGCCGTGAGTGGCTCGAGCTGGCGAGCCAGCCGCAGGGCGCCGGCGTCGATGCCGCGCTTGCCCGTCACCGAGGCAGCCAGGTCCTGCACCACGTCCTTGGCATCGGCGTCGTCGCCGCACACCAGGACGTCGTCGTGCGACAACGGGTCGGGCGTCTTCCACAGCGACAGCGCCGCCACGTGGTGGAAGGCTCCGACGACGCGAGCCGTGGGCACCAGCCGCTGGGTCTCCTGAGCGGCAGACTCCTCCAGCACCAGCCCGAAGGGGCCGTCCTGGTCGAACCCCAGGGGGTTGACGCACGAGATGACCAGCTTGCCCGCGAGCTGCTCGGACAGTCCGAGCACCAGGTCGGCGTGACCGTCCCACGGCACCGCCAGGAGGACGATGTCGGAGGCCTGGACCGCGTCGGCGTTGGTCGCTCCGGAGACGGACGAAGCCCCCAGCTTGACGTTGATCTCGTCGGCCTTCTCCTGGGCGCGGGTCGCGTCGCGAGAGCCGATCGTGACGGCATGACCGGACAGGGCGAACCGGTAGGCGAGTCCTCGGCCCTGCGGACCGGTTCCGCCGACCACGGAGATGTTCAACGACATGGTGTCTTCCTCTTCATCAGACGGAACTGCATCGAGTCGAGCTCGACGACATGGTGACTGGGATGCGGCCCTCTTGCCGGTGGTCCTGGTCCGACCGCCGGTGGGTGGAACGGCGGCAGGTCCAGTGGATGTTCAGTACGTCACATCATCCTAGGACGAATGCGAACAATTTGAACATAGCGTTCTCAAAAATCTTTGGACGATCGAGTCTCACGCCGTGCTCGCGCGCGGGGCGACGGGAAGGGAGTCGAACGGATTGGCTCGCAACGAGATGAACCGCTCTTGATGGACCCTCTCCCTCGGCAGCCCCAGCCGGCCCAGCGCTTCGGCCGCAACGTCCATGAAAGGTGGCGGTCCGCACACGAAGGCATCGAACGAGGTCGATTCGATCGCCCAGGTCTCGACCGTCTCGATGGTCGGCGGACCCGTCTCGGAATCCAGCCAGTGCGAGATCGCGATCCGGTCGCGATGGACGTGGGACAGCTCCGCCAGTGCGCGGTCGAACATGATGGAGTCACGATCGCGGTTGGCATATGCCATGACGATCCTGGAGCTCCCCTTCAGCAGGGCAGTCCTCAGGATCGACAGGATCGGCGTGATGCCGCTCCCGCCTGCAAGGAGCAGGAGGTCGGCGCCGAACGACGTCGGAGTGAAGGCCCCCATGGGAGGGAGGGTCCGGATCCGCTGGCCCGGGCGAAGGCTGTCGCAGATCCAGTTCGACGCGTAGCCACCGACGGTCCGTTTCACGCCGATGCTGATGGTGCCGCCGGGTTCAGCCGGACTGCTGCACAGGGAGTAGCAGCGTGCGACCTGCCCCCTCGTGTCACCCGGCACCTCCAGGGTCAGGAACTGCCCGGGGCGGTAGGTGAAGTCGCTCTCCGCACCCACCGGAATCGCGAACGTGACGCACACCGCGTCCGCCGTCTCGTCAGTGACGTCGACGACGTCAAGGTCGAACGATCGTACTGGCATCAGGACTCCTCCCATGAACCGTCAGGCGACCTACGTCGGCGCTCACCGCGGACGTGGCAGGTGCTTGTCGATGAAGATGGCCTCCGCGGTGACGCACAGCTCGCCGTCGGCGTGAAGCTCGCCGGTCGTGCGGATCTTGCGACCCTCGACCGTCTCCTGACGGGCGGTGATCACCAGCTCCACGAACAACGGTGCCGGTCGGTGGTACCGCACGGTCAGCGTCCCCGTCATCCCGGACACCCCGGCCCACTGGTTGGCGAAGTCCAACGCATGATCGAGCAACAGCGCCGATATCCCGCCGTGGATGACGCCGGGCGGGCCCTGATACGGCAGGCCCAGAGTGGTCCGGCTCTCCACGCTGCCGTCGTCGCGACCGAGGAAGCGCAGGGGTGGGGCGAGGGCGTTCTCCGATCCCACGACGGGGTCGTGCCGGGTGACGCCATCGCCGGCCCACATGTCGACCATGCGCTGCTGCAGCGTCGGTGCGTGACGCTCGAGCCGTTCGGCCACGGCCTCGAGCCGCGCAGCCACGTCGGACATGTCGAGGGCGGTACCGTCACCCGCCAGCAGGAGCGCCTCGACGACGCGACGCGCTGCCGCGACCGCCACGTCGAGGCCTTCACCACGGGGCTCGGCGGTCAGGACGACAGGCTCGCGCACTGAGCTCACACCCGCACCGTTGCCGTCGCGTGCGTCAGCACCGGGGTACCGGTCTCGTCGGCACGGGTGGACACCAACGTCAGCTCGTCGCCGCTGCGCCACACCGCCGTCGCGATCGTCTGCCCGGGCACCACTGTGCCGGCGAAGCGGACGTCCAGCGCGGTCAACCGGGAGGCATCGCCGTCGAGGACCTCGTCCACGAGAGCCTTCGCCACGATGCCGTACGAGGCGAGACCGTGCAGGATCGGACGGTCGAAGCCGGCCGCCGCGGCGAACTCCGGATCGACGTGGAGCGGGTTGAGATCGCCGTTGAGGCGGTACAGCAGCGCCTGCCCGGGATCCGTCGTCGTCACCAAACGATGGTCAGGTGCCCGATCGGGCACGCCGGAGATCGGCACGGGACCCGGCTCTCCGCCGAATCCTCCCTCACCACGCGCCCAGATCTGCATCGTCGTGGTCCACAACGGTTCGCCGTCCGGAGCGGTGGCGTCACCTTGCAGCACGATCACCGCAGCCTTCTGCTTGTCCCAGACATCGGCCACCCGCGTCGAGACGGTGGCGGAGCCGGCAGGAGGGATCGGTCGGTGCACCGTCAGCTTCTGGCCTCCGTGGAGGATCCGGCGCAGGTCGATGTCGATCCCCGGCAAACGCATGTCCGCTGGCGGCAGGTCGCCCACAGACGGCCCGCCCCCGGCGACCATCGCGAAGGTCGGCAGCACCTGGAGATCACGCTCGTAGGTCCAGCGCAGCTCCGGATCGACCTCGGCGTGCCGCCCAGCGCCGAGCGAGAGGTGGTAGAGCAGCACGTCGCGCCGGGTCCAGGCGATGGTTCGAACCTGCGGTTCAGCGGATCTGGCGGCGTTGGCGTCGATGGGCACGATCAAGCCTCCTCGGCCGTTGCGGCCGCTGTCCTGCAGACCACGTCACGCCCCCGTCGGCGTCGAACGCCCCGCGTCGGCCACCAGCTGGCCGGCGGTCGCCGGGGCGACGACGAAGTGCGCCGCATCGAACGTGCGAGTCCGTCGCCAGTACTCGAGGTAGGTCCAGGGGCTGCTCACCACCACACGCCCGGCTTCGTTGCGGTACCAGTTGGTCATTCCCTGGTGCGACCAGATGGTCTGCGCGAGAGCGGCGTCGAGCTCCTCGTTGTAGTCCTCGTACACGTCCTCGCGCACCTCGACGCTGGCGACGTCACCCGTGGCGAGCAGGGCGATCGCCTGCAGCACGTAGCGCATCTGGAACTCCGCCACCAGCACCGCGCTGCCGCCGTGCCCCGCGTTCGTGTTCGGCCCGTTGAGGATGAAGAGGTTCGGGAAGTCCGGGACCGTCATGCCCAAGAACGCACGAGCATCGTGGTGGCCCCACACGTCGGTCAGCGTCCGACCAGACGCACCGCGAATCGTCATCGGCCACAGGTACTGAAGAGCCTTGAACCCCGTGGCCCACACGAGGATGTCGACGGCGTGCTCCTCACCCGAGACGGTCGCGACTCCCCGTGGGGTGATGCGGGCGACCGGATCGGTGATGACGTGCACGTCGTCGCGGCGCAGCGCCTTGTACCACCCGTTGTCGAGCAACGGCCGCTTGCCGTACGGAGGATATTCGGGGATGCACACGCCGTGGAGATCTTCGCGATCGCCCAGCTGCTGCTTGATGTAGTCGGTCAGGAAGACGCGGTGACGCTCGTTCTGGGCGTTGATCGACACGTCCGGCTTGTCCCAGTCGGGATCGATCTGCAGGCTCGCGTGCAGACTGTCGCTGAAGTGCCAGAACGCGCGAGCCCGGTACCAGCGGGTGTACGCGGGGCACCGTGCCATGAGGTAGCGGATCGCGGGGGTCACGCCACGTCCGTAGTTGGGGTGCGGCACCACCCACTGCTTCGAGCG is a window encoding:
- the npdG gene encoding NADPH-dependent F420 reductase, which translates into the protein MSLNISVVGGTGPQGRGLAYRFALSGHAVTIGSRDATRAQEKADEINVKLGASSVSGATNADAVQASDIVLLAVPWDGHADLVLGLSEQLAGKLVISCVNPLGFDQDGPFGLVLEESAAQETQRLVPTARVVGAFHHVAALSLWKTPDPLSHDDVLVCGDDADAKDVVQDLAASVTGKRGIDAGALRLARQLEPLTAVLISMNKRYKTRSGVAVTGVEQG
- a CDS encoding FAD-binding oxidoreductase; its protein translation is MPVRSFDLDVVDVTDETADAVCVTFAIPVGAESDFTYRPGQFLTLEVPGDTRGQVARCYSLCSSPAEPGGTISIGVKRTVGGYASNWICDSLRPGQRIRTLPPMGAFTPTSFGADLLLLAGGSGITPILSILRTALLKGSSRIVMAYANRDRDSIMFDRALAELSHVHRDRIAISHWLDSETGPPTIETVETWAIESTSFDAFVCGPPPFMDVAAEALGRLGLPRERVHQERFISLRANPFDSLPVAPRASTA
- a CDS encoding PaaI family thioesterase; translation: MSSVREPVVLTAEPRGEGLDVAVAAARRVVEALLLAGDGTALDMSDVAARLEAVAERLERHAPTLQQRMVDMWAGDGVTRHDPVVGSENALAPPLRFLGRDDGSVESRTTLGLPYQGPPGVIHGGISALLLDHALDFANQWAGVSGMTGTLTVRYHRPAPLFVELVITARQETVEGRKIRTTGELHADGELCVTAEAIFIDKHLPRPR
- a CDS encoding MaoC/PaaZ C-terminal domain-containing protein, which encodes MPIDANAARSAEPQVRTIAWTRRDVLLYHLSLGAGRHAEVDPELRWTYERDLQVLPTFAMVAGGGPSVGDLPPADMRLPGIDIDLRRILHGGQKLTVHRPIPPAGSATVSTRVADVWDKQKAAVIVLQGDATAPDGEPLWTTTMQIWARGEGGFGGEPGPVPISGVPDRAPDHRLVTTTDPGQALLYRLNGDLNPLHVDPEFAAAAGFDRPILHGLASYGIVAKALVDEVLDGDASRLTALDVRFAGTVVPGQTIATAVWRSGDELTLVSTRADETGTPVLTHATATVRV